In the genome of Trichoplusia ni isolate ovarian cell line Hi5 chromosome 23 unlocalized genomic scaffold, tn1 tig00003626_group22, whole genome shotgun sequence, one region contains:
- the LOC113506732 gene encoding probable pterin-4-alpha-carbinolamine dehydratase codes for MLTNQVMYGIRSVAIHFHPAGSKPALNASRVAVRYASLSATSPSRRKMADKLTQEDRDTQLQPLLKAGWKVQSQRDAIEKEFQFKDFNQAFGFMTRVALLAEKMDHHPEWFNVYNKVQVTLSSHDVNGLSKRDIRMATFMDKNFN; via the exons ATGCTTACAAATCAAGTTATGTATGGTATTCGCTCTGTAGCGATACACTTTCACCCCGCAGGCTCGAAACCTGCGCTCAATGCCAGTCGAGTCGCCGTTCGATACGCAAGTCTGTCAGCGACCTCGCCCAGTAGAAGGAAAATG GCAGATAAACTGACTCAAGAAGATCGCGATACGCAACTCCAGCCGTTATTAAAGGCTGGTTGGAAAGTGCAAAGCCAGCGGGATGCTATTGAAAAAGAGTTTCAATTCAAGGACTTCAACCAAGCTTTTGGCTTTATGACTAGAGTGGCACTGCTGGCTGAGAAAATGGATCACCACCCAGAATGGTTTAATGTTTACAACAAAGTACAA gTAACATTGTCTTCACATGATGTCAATGGGCTTAGCAAAAGAGACATCAGAATGGCTACATTTATGGACAAAAATTTCAActag
- the LOC113506730 gene encoding DNA repair protein XRCC3 — protein sequence MALINTILPPKMFEVLDRAGLSTVKQIITLSVWDIKKSTNLSIEDIMLLKNMVANNFSPTTVTGKTLKKTYSEILKISTGCQNVDNLLNGGFRRGTITEVFGESGCGKTQLALQSTLNNWLGGCVYICTEDLFPTKRFEEIKINLSSYDPKIDYGKHVFVEHITEAKDLLSCIRVRLPKLLEQHKLSLLVIDSVTAPFRCESTNYIRRAEDLREIAILLTSLAQEYNLAILCINQVTASFEDSDNVLPSLGLAWSNMVTTRLMIKKTSRIADANNPQKHKHHLLTSNHTVYGREMSTVFAPHLPNSKTEFIITSKGLQSL from the coding sequence ATGGCTTTAATAAATACGATTTTACCACCGAAAATGTTCGAAGTTTTGGACAGAGCTGGATTGTCTACAGTTAAACAGATTATCACACTTTCGGTCTGGGACATTAAAAAGTCCACAAACTTAAGTATTGAGGACATcatgttacttaaaaatatggtGGCTAATAATTTTTCGCCTACTACTGTTACCGGAAAAACTTTGAAGAAAACTTATAGTGAAATCCTTAAAATATCTACAGGATGTCAAAAtgtagataatttattaaatggtGGCTTTAGAAGAGGAACTATAACAGAGGTGTTTGGTGAAAGTGGCTGTGGAAAGACACAACTAGCATTGCAATCTACTCTTAACAATTGGTTGGGTGGCTGTGTTTACATTTGCACTGAAGATTTATTTCCAACAAAAAgatttgaagaaataaaaataaatctttccTCATATGATCCAAAAATTGATTATGGTAAACATGTCTTTGTGGAACACATAACAGAAGCAAAAGATTTGCTGTCTTGCATAAGGGTGCGTTTACCAAAGCTACTAGAACAACATAAATTGTCTCTTTTGGTCATAGACTCAGTGACTGCACCATTCAGATGTGAGAGTACTAATTATATTCGAAGGGCAGAAGACTTAAGagaaattgcaattttattgaCCTCACTAGCCCAGGAGTATAACTTGGCTATCTTGTGTATAAACCAAGTTACTGCATCATTTGAAGACTCAGATAATGTATTACCATCATTGGGCTTGGCATGGTCTAACATGGTTACAACTAGGCTTATGATAAAGAAGACTTCAAGAATAGCTGATGCCAATAATCCTCAAAAACATAAGCATCACTTGTTAACTTCTAATCACACTGTTTATGGTAGAGAAATGTCAACAGTATTTGCTCCACATTTACCTAATTCTAAAacagaatttattattacatcaaAAGGTCTTCAAAGcctataa
- the LOC113506731 gene encoding abscission/NoCut checkpoint regulator, with translation MSCNSCAKSFSILRKEKGCPGCGYSYCSKCLDHKMFLTKLNAEVKVCAKCKNLTQKPNEPKKVEAPDAYYRRIGAMEVKQVATNTGNLGLVDQEILARLQKLKEGRDPTPTGVTDEEVRNRLQKIKDDMPTSSDAEIQARLAKLKGIPIQISSSKPVLPPPDTRTEQEQANDLLKQYLEQTKIETKYNDEFNEVISDIESRMQKLKGSTGPSAQNSKEDPGQNVESEDEEETVKKIVEKIKAEAVLDPDDISPTTIDELPFCEICNEDAKMRCLGCKYLFCKRCFMEHKDDDDGCNRYEPYHPPKNQNY, from the exons ATGTCTTGTAACTCCTGTGCAAAGTCGTTCTCAATACTACGAAAAGAG AAAGGCTGCCCTGGTTGTGGTTATAGTTATTGCTCAAAATGTCTAGaccacaaaatgtttttaacaaaattaaatgctgaAGTAAag GTCTGTGCAAAATGTAAAAACTTAACACAAAAGCCTAATGAACCGAAAAAAGTAGAGGCTCCAGATGCATATTACAG GAGAATTGGTGCCATGGAAGTAAAGCAAGTTGCTACAAACACAGGGAACTTAGGTTTAGTAGATCAGGAAATATTAGCAAGACTTCAAAAATTGAAAGAGGGTAGAGACCCAACCCCCACAGGCGTCACAGATGAGGAAGTCAGAAACCGCCTCCAAAAAATAAAGGATGACATGCCAACCTCCTCAGATGCAGAGATACAGGCCCGGCTAGCTAAACTAAAAGGAATTCCTATTCAAATAAGCTCCAGTAAg CCTGTTTTACCGCCTCCAGACACAAGAACAGAGCAAGAACAAGCAAATGACTTGTTAAAACAGTATTTAGAACAAACTAAGATTGAGACAAAGTACAATGATGAGTTTAATGAGGTTATAAGTGATATAGAAAGTAGAATGCAAAAGCTTAAAGGGAGCACTGGTCCTTCAGCACAGAATTCCAAAGAGGATCCAGGCCAAAATGTAGAATCTGAAGATGAAGAGGAAACTGTGAAGAAAATTGTGGAAAAG atAAAAGCTGAAGCCGTGTTAGATCCAGATGATATATCTCCAACAACAATAGATGAATTGCCTTTCTGTGAAATATGTAATGAAGATGCAAAGATGCGGTGTCTAGGATGTAAGTATTTGTTCTGTAAGCGATGCTTCATGGAACacaaagatgatgatgatggctgTAACAGATATGAACCCTACCATCCTCCAAAGAATCAAAATTACTGA
- the LOC113506729 gene encoding CCA tRNA nucleotidyltransferase 1, mitochondrial-like: MYAASLRILKQVISQQRTYAKSKTFNLRILRSKIDMELKSRENPVVLKLESEEFKSIFTPEVAALKSLFDKYKYEIRVAGGAVRDLLMGLSPKDLDFATTATPQEMKDMFTTENIRMINANGEKHGTITARINDKESFEVTTLRVDIVTDGRHAEVIFTTDWKLDANRRDLTINSMFLGFDGSVYDYFFGYEDLQKRRIAFVGDSDKRIKEDYLRIMRYFRFYGKIADKPDNHEEEILKVIKNNVGGLQNISGERIWCELKKMLQGNYAGSLLKTMIDVDVGKYMGLPSNPNLEELERVMKRAEHLNLHPMSYLAALLTDLDQVTVLHSRLKFSSYDRDLAYFLVEHRVDKVAERPLLPYEKLVLNTKIKQKDAIEYVREVLKYRGDENLLEQFNKWEVPRFPISGKMLKEAGVPPGRMYGPIISKIKEMWIDNEYKQSEAELVKIIPNIIEEFSNNKIKNNK; this comes from the exons ATGTATGCTGCATCTTTACGGATATTAAAGCAAGTGATTTCTCAGCAAAGG ACGTATGCCAAGAGTAAAACATTTAATCTTCGCATATTAAGGTCAAAAATAGATATGGAACTTAAAAGCCGGGAGAATCCTGTTGTTCTTAAGTTAGAATCAGAAGAATTCAAAAGTATATTTACACCTGAAGTTGCGGCGctaaaaagtttgtttgataaatataaatatgaaatacgaGTCGCTGGAGGTGCTGTCAG GGATCTGTTAATGGGACTGAGTCCTAAAGACCTTGATTTTGCTACCACAGCAACTCCACAAGAGATGAAAGACATGTTTACAACTGAAAATATCAGAATGATCAATGCTAATGGTGAGAAACATGGAACAATCACAGCTAGGATTAATGACAAAGAGAGCTTTGAAGTGACAACTCTGAGGGTGGATATAGTCACTGATGGCCGCCATGCTGAAGTCATCTTCACTACAGATTGGAAACTAGATGCTAATAGAAGGGACCTTACTATTAATTCCATGTTCTTAG GTTTTGATGGCTCTGTATATGACTACTTTTTTGGATAtgaagatttacaaaaaagaagaatTGCATTTGTTGGTGATTCAGACAAGAGAATCAAAGAAGATTATTTAAGGATTATGAGGTATTTTCGGTTCTATGGCAAGATAGCAGACAAGCCAGACAACCATGAGGAGGAGATCCTCAAAGTTATAAAGAACAATGTTGGAGGACTGCAAAATATATCAGGTGAAAGAATATGGTGTGAACTGAAGAAAATGCTGCAAGGGAACTATGCAGGAAGTCTGTTGAAGACAATGATTGATGTAGATGTTGGAAAATACATgg GATTACCATCAAATCCAAACCTAGAAGAACTGGAAAGAGTAATGAAGAGGGCTGAGCACCTCAACCTGCACCCAATGAGTTACCTGGCAGCTCTGCTCACAGACCTGGATCAAGTTACTGTGCTTCACAGCAGGCTCAAGTTTTCCAGCTATGACAGGGACCTAGCCTACTTCTTGGTAGAACACAGAGTAGACAAGGTTGCAGAAAGACCATTACT ACCTTATGAAAAGCTGGTTttgaatactaaaattaaacaaaaagatGCAATTGAATATGTCagagaagttttaaaatacagaGGAGATGAAAATCTTTTAGAACAGTTCAACAAATGGGAAGTGCCCCGGTTTCCCATCAGTGGGAAAATGTTAAAAGAGGCAGGTGTCCCGCCTGGCAGGATGTATGGTCCTATTATTAGTAAAATCAAGGAGATGTGGATTGATAATGAATATAAACAAAGTGAAGCGGAGCTTGTTAAGATCATCCCTAATATAATAGAAGAattttcaaacaacaaaataaaaaacaataaataa
- the LOC113506728 gene encoding signal recognition particle 54 kDa protein-like gives MVLADLGRKITTALQSLSRATIINEDVLNSMLKQICAALLEADVNIRLVKNLRENVRAVIDFDEMAGGLNKRRMIQSAVFKELVKLVDPGVKPYQPIKGKPNIIMFVGLQGSGKTTTCTKLAYHYLRKNWKSCLVCADTFRAGAYDQVKQNCTKARIPFYGSYTEVDPVVIATTGVEMFKKEGFEMIIVDTSGRHKQEESLFEEMLAVANAIKPDNIIFVMDATIGQACEAQARAFKDKVDIGSVIITKLDGHAKGGGALSAVAATQSPIIFIGTGEHIDDLEPFKTKPFINKLLGMGDIEGLLDKVNELKLDDNDELLEKLKHGQFTLRAMYEQFQNIMKMGPFSQIMGMIPGFSQDLMSKGSEQESMAKLKRLMTIMDSMNEGELDHRDGAKLFSKQPTRITRVAQGAGVTERDVKDLIAQYTKFAAVVKKMGGIKGLFKGGDMAKNVNQTQMVKLNQQMAKMMDPRILQQMGGMTGLHNMMRQLQQGSSGMSSLMGGK, from the exons ATGGTATTAGCTGATTTAGGTCGTAAAATTACGACTGCTTTGCAGTCGCTAAGTAGGGCAACAATTATCAATGAGGAT GTATTAAATTCTATGCTCAAACAAATATGTGCTGCTTTGTTGGAAGCTGATGTAAACATTCGTCTGGTAAAGAACCTTCGTGAAAATGTCCGGGCAGTCATTGATTTTGATGAGATGGCTGGCGGGCTTAACAAACGCCGGATGATTCAGTCAGCTGTGTTCAAGGAACTCGTAAAG CTGGTAGACCCAGGGGTGAAACCATATCAGCCCATAAAGGGCAAACCCAACATCATCATGTTTGTAGGTCTCCAGGGCTCTGGTAAGACCACCACATGTACCAAGCTGGCATACCACTACCTGAGGAAGAACTGGAAGTCCTGTTTAGTGTGTGCTGACACCTTCAGAGCTGGTGCCTATGACCAAGTCAAACAAAATTGTACCAAGGCCAGAATACCTTTTTATGGAAG TTACACAGAAGTGGACCCAGTGGTCATAGCAACAACTGGAGTGGAGATGTTCAAGAAAGAAGGATTTGAAATGATCATTGTGGACACTAGTGGTCGTCACAAACAGGAGGAGTCACTGTTTGAGGAGATGTTGGCTGTTGCTAATGCTATT AAACCAGACAATATAATATTCGTGATGGATGCAACAATTGGTCAGGCTTGTGAAGCTCAAGCTAGAGCCTTTAAAGACAAAGTAGATATTGGTTCTGTCATCATCACTAAGTTGGATGGTCATGCAAAGGGTGGTGGTGCATTGTCGGC TGTGGCTGCAACACAGAGTCCTATTATCTTCATAGGTACCGGAGAACACATTGATGACTTGGAACCCTTTAAAACTAAACCTTTCATCAACAAACTTCTTGGCATGGGAGACATTGAGGGTCTTTTAGACAAAGTGAACGAACTTAAGCTTGATGACAATGATGAGCTATTGGAAAAACTAAAACATGGACAGTTCACATTGAGGGCCATGTATGAACAATTCCAAAACATCATGAAAATGGGACCCTTTTCACAGATCATG GGTATGATTCCAGGGTTTTCTCAGGATTTAATGTCAAAAGGCAGTGAGCAGGAATCAATGGCTAAACTGAAACGACTTATGACCATAATGGACTCCATGAATGAAGGCGAACTGGACCACCGCGATGGCGCGAAACTATTCTCAAAGCAACCCACCAGGATTACGCGAGTGGCACAGGGCGCCGGTGTCACAGAGAGAGATGTCAAAGACCTCATTGCTCAGTACACAAAGTTTGCAGCAGTTGTTAAAAAGATGGGAGGTATCAAGGGTTTATTCAAGGGTGGTGACATGGCAAAGAATGTCAACCAAACTCAAATGGTCAAACTCAACCAACAAATGGCAAAGATGATGGATCCACGCATCTTACAACAGATGGGCGGTATGACCGGCCTTCACAATATGATGAGACAACTGCAGCAGGGCTCAAGTGGAATGAGCAGTTTAATGGGTGggaaatga
- the LOC113506737 gene encoding 26S proteasome regulatory subunit 4 — protein MGQNQSGGGSGGDKKDDKDKKKKYEPPIPTRVGKKKRKAKGPDAALKLPQVTPHTRCRLKLLKLERIKDYLLMEEEFIRNQERLKPQEEKIEEERSKVDDLRGTPMSVGNLEEIIDDNHAIVSTSVGSEHYVSILSFVDKDQLEPGCSVLLNHKVHAVVGVLGDDTDPMVSVMKLEKAPQETYADIGGLDTQIQEIKESVELPLTHPEYYEEMGIKPPKGVILYGPPGTGKTLLAKAVANQTSATFLRVVGSELIQKYLGDGPKLVRELFRVAEEHAPSIVFIDEIDAVGTKRYDSNSGGEREIQRTMLELLNQLDGFDSRGDVKVIMATNRIETLDPALIRPGRIDRKIEFPLPDEKTKRRIFTIHTSRMTLADDVNLSELIMSKDDLSGADIKAICTEAGLMALRERRMKVTNEDFKKSKESVLYRKKEGTPEGLYL, from the exons atg GGTCAGAATCAATCTGGAGGTGGAAGCGGCGGAGACAAGAAAGATGACAAAGATAAGAAGAAGAAATACGAGCCTCCAATCCCTACTCGGGTGGGCAAGAAGAAGCGTAAAGCAAAGGGACCTGATGCCGCATTAAAATTACCTCAAGTGACACCACACACAAGGTGTCGGCTCAAACTGCTGAAACTAGAAAGAATAAAGGATTATCTTCTCATGGAAGAAGAATTCATTCGCAATCAAGAAAGATTGAAGCCACAGGAGGAGAAAATTGAGGAAGAAAGGTCTAAG GTTGATGACCTTAGAGGAACCCCCATGTCTGTGGGCAACTTGGAGGAGATTATTGATGACAACCATGCTATAGTATCTACTTCAGTGGGCAGTGAACACTATGTCAGCATTCTGTCCTTTGTGGACAAGGATCAACTGGAGCCTGGATGCTCTGTTCTGTTGAATCATAAG GTTCATGCTGTAGTAGGTGTTCTTGGTGATGACACAGATCCTATGGTGTCTGTCATGAAGCTTGAGAAGGCTCCTCAGGAGACCTATGCTGATATTGGAGGACTTGACACTCAGATACAGGAAATTAAG GAATCTGTGGAACTGCCACTAACTCACCCTGAGTATTATGAGGAGATGGGTATCAAGCCTCCTAAGGGTGTGATCCTTTATGGTCCTCCTGGCACTGGTAAGACCTTGCTTGCCAAAGCTGTGGCCAATCAGACCTCTGCCACTTTCCTGCGAGTAGTGGGCTCTGAACTCATCCAGAAGTACTTG GGAGATGGACCCAAGCTTGTTCGTGAATTGTTCAGAGTAGCAGAAGAACATGCaccttcaattgttttcattGATGAAATTGATGCAGTAGGAACCAAACG TTATGATTCTAACTCTGGTGGTGAGAGGGAAATTCAGAGAACTATGTTGGAGTTACTTAATCAACTTGATGGGTTTGATTCACGAGGTGATGttaaa GTTATAATGGCGACAAACCGTATAGAAACATTGGATCCTGCTCTGATTCGTCCTGGTCGTATTGACAGAAAGATTGAATTTCCTCTGCCAGACGAGAAGACTAAGAGAAGGATTTTCACCATTCACACATCCAGAATGACCCTTGCTGATGATGTCAATCTGTCTGAACTTATTATGTCGAAAGATGATCTCTCTGGTGCCGACATTAAG gctATCTGCACAGAAGCTGGTCTTATGGCGTTACGTGAGCGTCGTATGAAAGTTACTAATGAAGACTTCAAAAAGTCCAAGGAAAGTGTCTTATACCGCAAGAAGGAAGGCACTCCTGAAGGGCTTTATCTATAA
- the LOC113506733 gene encoding presenilin homolog isoform X2, which yields MSDTGSESEIEEATEHTALMDGHIAEARPDREIAERIARKRKTKSDNQQSYGSVERTEGGASGAAGTSASNPPPPQPPADAQIEELELKYGARHVIKLFVPVTLCMLVVVATISSINFYSVKDVYLAYTPFHEESPYAVTKVWNALANSMILLSVIALMTVLLIVLYKKRCYKIIHGWLILSSLMLLFLFSYLYIEEALRAYNIPMDYITLVFVMWNFGGMGMIVIHWKGPLRLQQAYLIFIAALMALVFIKYLPEWTTWAVLAVISIWDLIAVLTPKGPLRILVETAQERNEPIFPALIYSSTVMYCLAATTPPPPGRGTADERRAARESGGAGDAAGFDAAWQARAQQQRRLRVDSSQPPRYTTRLERSPAPAQQPALDDEEKGVKLGLGDFIFYSVLVGKASSYGDWNTTLACFVAILIGLCLTLLLLAILKKALPALPISITFGLIFYFATRCVVKPFADALAAEQVFI from the exons ATGAGTGACACCGGCAGTGAATCTGAAATAGAGGAGGCGACTGAGCACACGGCACTCATGGACGGCCACATAGCTGAAGCGCGCCCTGATCGGGAGATAGCCGAGCGAATAGCCAGGAAACGAAAGACAAAGTCCGATAACCAGCAGTCATATGGC AGTGTGGAGCGGACTGAAGGTGGCGCTTCTGGAGCGGCTGGTACGTCAGCATCAAACCCGCCTCCACCACAGCCTCCTGCCGATGCTCAGATAGAAGAGTTGGAGCTCAAATATGGCGCCCGCCATGTCATTAAACTCTTTGTGCCGGTTACTCTGTGCATGCTCGTCGTTGTCGCCACTATTTCATCCATTAATTTTTACTCAGTTAAGGATGTATATTT AGCTTATACACCATTTCATGAAGAAAGTCCATATGCAGTAACAAAAGTATGGAATGCCCTTGCCAACTCAATGATCCTGCTGAGTGTGATTGCCCTCATGACTGTGCTGCTCATTGTGCTTTACAAGAAGAGGTGCTACAAGATCATCCACGGCTGGCTCATTCTCTCCTCACTCATGCTACTGTTTCTGTTCTCATATCTGTATATTGA AGAAGCATTAAGAGCATACAACATACCTATGGATTACATTACACTGGTGTTTGTAATGTGGAACTTTGGTGGTATGGGAATGATAGTGATCCACTGGAAGGGTCCCCTGAGGCTGCAGCAAGCATACCTGATCTTCATAGCGGCGTTAATGGCGCTCGTATTCATCAAGTACTTGCCTGAGTGGACCACTTGGGCTGTTCTAGCTGTTATATCAATATGGG acCTGATAGCCGTATTGACACCAAAGGGACCACTAAGAATACTGGTGGAGACTGCACAAGAGCGAAATGAACCAATATTCCCTGCACTTATTTATTCCT CGACGGTGATGTACTGCCTGGCGGCCacgacgccgccgccgccag GCAGGGGCACGGCGGACGAGAGGCGTGCGGCGCGCGAgtcgggcggcgcgggcgacgCGGCCGGCTTCGACGCGGCGTGgcaggcgcgcgcgcagcaGCAGCGTCGCCTGCGCGTCGACAGCAGCCAGCCGCCGCGCTACACCACGCGCCTCGAGCGcagccccgcgcccgcgcagcAGCCCGCGCTCGACGACGAGGAGA AGGGCGTCAAACTCGGTTTGGGCGACTTCATATTCTACAGCGTGCTGGTCGGCAAGGCCAGCTCTTACGGAGACTGGAATACAACACTCGCGTGTTTTGTAGCTATACTAATT ggaCTGTGCCTAACATTGTTACTGCTAGCGATACTCAAGAAGGCGCTACCCGCATTGCCTATCTCCATAACGTTCGGTTTAATATTCTACTTCGCAACAAGATGCGTCGTCAAGCCGTTTGCGGACGCGCTCGCTGCAGAACAAGTGTTTATTTAG
- the LOC113506733 gene encoding presenilin homolog isoform X1, protein MSDTGSESEIEEATEHTALMDGHIAEARPDREIAERIARKRKTKSDNQQSYGSVERTEGGASGAAGTSASNPPPPQPPADAQIEELELKYGARHVIKLFVPVTLCMLVVVATISSINFYSVKDVYLAYTPFHEESPYAVTKVWNALANSMILLSVIALMTVLLIVLYKKRCYKIIHGWLILSSLMLLFLFSYLYIEEALRAYNIPMDYITLVFVMWNFGGMGMIVIHWKGPLRLQQAYLIFIAALMALVFIKYLPEWTTWAVLAVISIWDLIAVLTPKGPLRILVETAQERNEPIFPALIYSSTVMYCLAATTPPPPGEPRARELRPLHPHGRGTADERRAARESGGAGDAAGFDAAWQARAQQQRRLRVDSSQPPRYTTRLERSPAPAQQPALDDEEKGVKLGLGDFIFYSVLVGKASSYGDWNTTLACFVAILIGLCLTLLLLAILKKALPALPISITFGLIFYFATRCVVKPFADALAAEQVFI, encoded by the exons ATGAGTGACACCGGCAGTGAATCTGAAATAGAGGAGGCGACTGAGCACACGGCACTCATGGACGGCCACATAGCTGAAGCGCGCCCTGATCGGGAGATAGCCGAGCGAATAGCCAGGAAACGAAAGACAAAGTCCGATAACCAGCAGTCATATGGC AGTGTGGAGCGGACTGAAGGTGGCGCTTCTGGAGCGGCTGGTACGTCAGCATCAAACCCGCCTCCACCACAGCCTCCTGCCGATGCTCAGATAGAAGAGTTGGAGCTCAAATATGGCGCCCGCCATGTCATTAAACTCTTTGTGCCGGTTACTCTGTGCATGCTCGTCGTTGTCGCCACTATTTCATCCATTAATTTTTACTCAGTTAAGGATGTATATTT AGCTTATACACCATTTCATGAAGAAAGTCCATATGCAGTAACAAAAGTATGGAATGCCCTTGCCAACTCAATGATCCTGCTGAGTGTGATTGCCCTCATGACTGTGCTGCTCATTGTGCTTTACAAGAAGAGGTGCTACAAGATCATCCACGGCTGGCTCATTCTCTCCTCACTCATGCTACTGTTTCTGTTCTCATATCTGTATATTGA AGAAGCATTAAGAGCATACAACATACCTATGGATTACATTACACTGGTGTTTGTAATGTGGAACTTTGGTGGTATGGGAATGATAGTGATCCACTGGAAGGGTCCCCTGAGGCTGCAGCAAGCATACCTGATCTTCATAGCGGCGTTAATGGCGCTCGTATTCATCAAGTACTTGCCTGAGTGGACCACTTGGGCTGTTCTAGCTGTTATATCAATATGGG acCTGATAGCCGTATTGACACCAAAGGGACCACTAAGAATACTGGTGGAGACTGCACAAGAGCGAAATGAACCAATATTCCCTGCACTTATTTATTCCT CGACGGTGATGTACTGCCTGGCGGCCacgacgccgccgccgccaggtGAGCCGCGCGCGCGGGAGCTGCGCCCTCTACACCCGCACG GCAGGGGCACGGCGGACGAGAGGCGTGCGGCGCGCGAgtcgggcggcgcgggcgacgCGGCCGGCTTCGACGCGGCGTGgcaggcgcgcgcgcagcaGCAGCGTCGCCTGCGCGTCGACAGCAGCCAGCCGCCGCGCTACACCACGCGCCTCGAGCGcagccccgcgcccgcgcagcAGCCCGCGCTCGACGACGAGGAGA AGGGCGTCAAACTCGGTTTGGGCGACTTCATATTCTACAGCGTGCTGGTCGGCAAGGCCAGCTCTTACGGAGACTGGAATACAACACTCGCGTGTTTTGTAGCTATACTAATT ggaCTGTGCCTAACATTGTTACTGCTAGCGATACTCAAGAAGGCGCTACCCGCATTGCCTATCTCCATAACGTTCGGTTTAATATTCTACTTCGCAACAAGATGCGTCGTCAAGCCGTTTGCGGACGCGCTCGCTGCAGAACAAGTGTTTATTTAG